Proteins from a genomic interval of Gemmatimonas sp.:
- a CDS encoding AMIN domain-containing protein, whose protein sequence is MMGPTTVAVISALLAPGALALAHVNAPADGYAGYTAPSAHVAITSPTDVPTRGRVLGIAVAPASAGADIVLAIDSSVTLKHFTLDNPSRIVVDLGGANLAIRSNYDGKARGPVRNLRLSQYRADTVRLVIDLDGSRSYTVVREGGSVRIALSAPAVAFARWGSNNIGGELSSQVAAGRLEHPAPSAAVVAPVAAPVEAKPIEAKPVEVKPVEVKQVETPIVKAGPQPVVLDDHSGDPLTARTPATVSSMAAARRQQQKPRITVSYDGTNIRDVIAAFATFSGRTIVVGKDVSGDVTADIADKPWDVALQAILQAQGLAATEDASGIITVDSYRNLATNQALEPLVTQIVDINYSKAAVLRGTVQQLLARDCTGLTTMATGRDMGMPMNQGGGGSGGQQDQTAGQGCVVRGSVAADSATNKLIITEVPSRLPEIVARVQQLDVRTPQVAIKAKIIFVNRTGITDIGLAYDLGTGNKQFFQQLVPRIDPNTLTAVDTDGDGVPDATGGGKAYEGPARIALGGNALAGIANANNAIKPNALNLIYSTALGRYQLTAFLNALQTSSLADVQSEPSITILNNRSAEIFVGQEIPIRVIDASSGGGGQGGGGGGGGGGGGQGQPNAAAFFPRATVSKEEAGIKLSVTPQITNNRMVLLNIKAENSSAEIAATDVGVIFNRQRAESQVLVADGEAAVIGGLTVTETNRFRSGIPILMNLPFVGRLFSQNSKNETKRDLLILVTPHILDDGAIPPSR, encoded by the coding sequence ATGATGGGACCGACGACCGTTGCAGTGATCTCCGCGCTCCTGGCCCCCGGCGCGCTCGCGCTGGCCCACGTGAACGCCCCCGCAGATGGATATGCGGGATACACTGCCCCCTCGGCCCATGTGGCCATCACCTCACCAACTGACGTGCCGACGCGTGGACGCGTCCTCGGCATCGCCGTCGCCCCGGCGTCGGCGGGTGCCGACATCGTCCTCGCCATCGATTCGAGCGTCACGCTCAAGCACTTCACGCTCGATAATCCGTCCCGCATCGTCGTGGATCTCGGTGGCGCAAATCTGGCCATTCGCTCCAACTACGACGGTAAAGCTCGTGGGCCGGTGCGCAACCTGCGCCTGTCGCAGTACCGCGCCGATACCGTCCGCCTGGTCATCGATCTGGACGGCTCGCGCAGTTACACCGTCGTCCGCGAAGGCGGCTCGGTGCGCATTGCCTTGAGCGCACCGGCCGTCGCGTTCGCTCGCTGGGGTTCCAACAACATCGGCGGCGAGTTGTCGTCGCAGGTCGCGGCCGGACGCCTCGAGCATCCGGCACCTTCGGCCGCGGTCGTCGCGCCGGTGGCCGCGCCGGTCGAGGCCAAGCCGATTGAAGCCAAGCCGGTCGAGGTCAAGCCGGTGGAAGTGAAGCAGGTCGAGACGCCCATCGTGAAGGCCGGCCCACAGCCGGTGGTGCTCGATGATCACTCAGGCGATCCGCTTACGGCCCGCACGCCGGCGACGGTCTCGTCGATGGCCGCCGCGCGCCGGCAGCAGCAGAAGCCGCGCATCACGGTCAGCTACGATGGCACGAACATCCGCGACGTGATTGCCGCCTTCGCCACCTTCTCAGGACGCACGATCGTCGTCGGCAAGGATGTGTCGGGAGACGTCACTGCCGATATCGCCGACAAGCCGTGGGACGTTGCCCTCCAGGCCATCCTGCAGGCGCAGGGGCTCGCCGCCACCGAAGATGCCAGCGGCATCATCACGGTCGATAGCTACCGCAATCTCGCCACGAATCAGGCCCTCGAGCCGCTTGTGACGCAGATCGTCGACATCAATTACTCGAAGGCTGCAGTGCTGCGCGGTACCGTGCAGCAGCTGCTCGCCCGTGATTGTACCGGATTGACCACGATGGCCACTGGCCGTGACATGGGCATGCCGATGAATCAAGGTGGCGGTGGCAGCGGTGGTCAGCAAGATCAGACCGCCGGTCAGGGCTGCGTCGTTCGCGGCTCGGTGGCTGCCGACAGCGCGACCAACAAACTGATCATCACCGAAGTGCCGTCGCGTTTGCCGGAAATCGTGGCTCGCGTTCAGCAGCTCGACGTCCGCACGCCGCAGGTCGCGATCAAGGCGAAAATCATCTTCGTGAATCGCACCGGCATTACGGACATCGGACTCGCCTACGATCTGGGCACCGGGAACAAGCAGTTCTTCCAGCAGCTCGTGCCGCGCATCGATCCGAACACGCTGACCGCGGTTGATACCGACGGCGACGGCGTGCCGGATGCGACCGGTGGTGGCAAGGCCTACGAAGGACCGGCCCGTATCGCGCTCGGCGGCAATGCCCTCGCCGGTATCGCCAACGCGAACAACGCCATTAAGCCGAACGCGCTCAATCTGATCTACAGCACGGCACTCGGTCGCTATCAGCTCACTGCGTTCCTCAACGCGCTGCAGACCTCGTCGCTGGCTGATGTGCAGTCGGAGCCCAGCATCACGATCCTGAACAATCGCAGCGCCGAGATCTTCGTTGGACAGGAAATCCCGATCCGCGTGATCGACGCGAGCTCGGGTGGCGGCGGTCAGGGCGGTGGCGGCGGTGGCGGCGGTGGTGGCGGCGGACAGGGCCAGCCCAACGCGGCGGCGTTCTTCCCCCGCGCCACGGTATCGAAGGAAGAAGCCGGTATCAAGCTCTCCGTGACCCCGCAGATCACCAACAATCGCATGGTGCTCCTCAACATCAAGGCGGAGAACTCGAGTGCGGAAATCGCGGCCACCGACGTGGGCGTGATCTTCAACCGCCAGCGTGCCGAATCGCAGGTGCTCGTGGCGGATGGCGAGGCGGCCGTGATCGGCGGCCTGACCGTCACCGAGACCAACCGCTTCCGCAGTGGCATTCCGATTCTCATGAATCTCCCGTTCGTCGGTCGCTTGTTCTCGCAGAACTCCAAGAACGAAACGAAGCGCGACCTGCTCATCCTGGTGACCCCGCACATCCTGGATGATGGCGCGATCCCGCCGAGCCGCTGA
- a CDS encoding ATP-binding protein, which yields MRYTPAIPQVPIQEMLDPRRVLRWVWLGRVVLSCAILVAAVFVWSEAAPSDTLVATLAFAGATLATIGSALYGEFERRALSLRFYGLQCAIDLALVTAVVHITGGWSSQFAALYILVIASAALLLPFRGGLAVAGGACLLYAADVLLLRPGTPYVGISVQIAVFVVVALGSGYVSSRLRQAGVGREALAAQLVKVQLEAADILRTIRSGIMTVDAQGRLLYANPAASDLLGIDLRSLVGRPVLHTLLGVSPQLATLLEQSSRDGVRTTRAEGVIHRDGETVEIGVTTTIANGTRQDGGVTATAIFQDISDSKRIQALHIRAERLQAVAELSASLAHEIRNPLASIRSATEQLARRRARSLEPTADDDDERILHDLVVREADRLSRLLADFLDFARARVTRVSRVDLGAIVNAAAMIAASHPDRRAGVQVQVSVAPELPPVEGDEDLLHRAVFNLVLNAVQAVGPEGHVFIEVDRYRPAGEHGAASAMLTGELLTVSVTDDGPGVPLELKDRLFEPFVTGKAGGTGLGLPVVHRAVEAHRGVVLVDSLTRGTRFTMLLPIASDNGSSRRGETPVHNAVPFEPHQDDAADDLLPRLTGVAP from the coding sequence GTGCGCTATACCCCCGCGATCCCGCAGGTCCCGATTCAGGAGATGCTCGACCCGCGCCGTGTACTGCGCTGGGTCTGGCTCGGCCGTGTCGTGTTGTCCTGTGCGATTCTGGTGGCGGCGGTGTTCGTCTGGAGCGAGGCGGCCCCCAGCGACACCCTGGTCGCGACGCTGGCGTTCGCCGGCGCAACCCTCGCGACCATTGGTTCTGCGCTCTACGGCGAATTCGAACGCCGCGCGCTGAGTCTGCGCTTCTATGGACTGCAGTGCGCGATCGACTTGGCATTGGTAACCGCCGTCGTGCACATCACGGGCGGCTGGAGCTCCCAGTTCGCTGCCCTGTACATCTTGGTGATCGCCAGCGCGGCGCTGCTGTTGCCCTTTCGCGGCGGGCTGGCGGTCGCGGGTGGTGCGTGCCTGCTGTACGCGGCCGATGTCCTCCTGCTGCGACCGGGAACGCCGTACGTCGGTATCTCCGTGCAGATCGCGGTCTTCGTCGTGGTGGCCCTCGGCTCCGGATACGTCTCCTCGCGGTTGCGGCAGGCGGGTGTGGGACGCGAGGCGCTCGCCGCGCAGTTGGTGAAGGTGCAGCTCGAAGCGGCCGACATCCTGCGAACGATTCGTTCCGGTATCATGACGGTCGATGCGCAGGGAAGGCTCCTGTACGCCAATCCCGCCGCGTCCGATCTGCTCGGGATCGATCTGCGGTCGCTCGTTGGGCGGCCGGTGCTCCACACGTTGCTCGGTGTATCGCCGCAACTGGCCACGCTGCTCGAGCAGTCGTCGCGCGACGGCGTCCGGACCACGCGGGCTGAAGGGGTGATTCACCGGGATGGCGAAACGGTCGAGATCGGTGTCACCACCACGATTGCGAACGGTACACGCCAAGACGGCGGTGTCACGGCGACCGCCATCTTCCAGGACATCTCGGACAGCAAGCGCATTCAGGCGTTGCACATTCGCGCCGAGCGCCTGCAGGCCGTGGCTGAACTGAGCGCTTCCTTGGCCCACGAGATCCGGAATCCGCTGGCCTCGATCCGCAGCGCGACCGAACAGCTAGCACGTCGCCGTGCCCGATCGCTGGAGCCGACGGCCGACGATGACGACGAGCGGATTCTGCACGACCTCGTGGTGCGCGAAGCCGATCGGCTCAGTCGCCTGCTTGCGGACTTCCTCGACTTCGCTCGGGCACGCGTTACGCGCGTAAGCCGCGTCGATCTGGGGGCGATCGTGAACGCCGCGGCGATGATCGCAGCTTCGCATCCCGATCGGCGCGCCGGCGTGCAAGTGCAGGTGAGCGTGGCGCCGGAACTGCCGCCGGTGGAAGGCGACGAGGATCTGCTGCATCGCGCCGTGTTCAATCTCGTGCTCAACGCCGTGCAGGCGGTCGGGCCCGAGGGGCACGTGTTCATCGAGGTCGACCGCTATCGCCCGGCCGGCGAGCATGGCGCGGCGTCGGCGATGCTGACCGGTGAGTTGCTGACCGTGAGTGTGACCGATGACGGTCCCGGCGTTCCACTGGAGTTGAAGGACCGGCTGTTCGAACCGTTCGTGACCGGCAAGGCCGGTGGCACCGGGCTCGGACTCCCGGTGGTGCATCGCGCCGTCGAGGCGCATCGCGGCGTGGTGCTCGTCGACTCGCTCACCCGCGGGACGCGGTTCACGATGCTGCTGCCGATCGCCAGCGACAACGGCTCGTCGCGTCGCGGTGAAACGCCCGTGCACAATGCTGTCCCCTTCGAGCCGCATCAGGACGATGCCGCCGACGATCTGCTTCCTCGCCTTACTGGAGTTGCACCGTGA
- a CDS encoding prepilin-type N-terminal cleavage/methylation domain-containing protein, with protein sequence MKRTRKGFTLIELLIVVVIIGILAAIAIPKFADTKRKAYVTAMKSDLKNMVSSAEAYFSDNNTYAGYAAPTGSSGVSLTFVGSATGWAGTATHANAAGATCSIGAGTDTPAGLAEGQPGGATCK encoded by the coding sequence ATGAAGCGCACTCGCAAGGGTTTTACCCTCATCGAACTCCTGATCGTCGTCGTGATCATCGGCATTCTTGCCGCGATCGCAATCCCGAAGTTTGCGGACACGAAGCGCAAGGCGTATGTGACGGCCATGAAGTCGGATCTGAAGAACATGGTGTCGTCCGCGGAAGCGTACTTCTCGGACAACAACACCTACGCCGGCTACGCGGCTCCGACGGGTTCGTCGGGTGTCTCGCTGACGTTCGTGGGTTCGGCGACGGGTTGGGCGGGCACGGCGACGCATGCGAACGCGGCCGGCGCCACCTGCTCGATCGGTGCTGGCACGGACACGCCGGCCGGCCTCGCCGAAGGCCAGCCGGGCGGCGCGACCTGCAAGTAA
- a CDS encoding prepilin-type N-terminal cleavage/methylation domain-containing protein, with protein sequence MQRTRKGFTLIELLIVVVIIGILAAIAIPKFADTKRKAYVTAMKSDLKNMVSSAEAYFSDNNTYAGYAAPTGSSGVSLTFVGAATGWSGTATHANAAGATCSIGTGTSTPAGLAEGQPGGATCK encoded by the coding sequence ATGCAGCGCACGCGCAAGGGCTTTACCCTCATCGAACTTCTCATCGTCGTCGTGATCATCGGCATTCTCGCCGCGATCGCGATCCCGAAGTTTGCCGACACCAAGCGCAAGGCGTACGTGACGGCCATGAAGTCGGACCTGAAGAACATGGTATCGTCGGCCGAAGCGTACTTCTCGGACAACAACACGTACGCCGGCTATGCGGCACCGACCGGTTCGTCGGGCGTTTCGCTGACCTTCGTTGGCGCAGCGACGGGTTGGTCTGGTACCGCCACGCACGCCAACGCGGCGGGCGCGACCTGCTCGATCGGAACGGGCACCAGCACGCCGGCCGGCCTCGCCGAAGGCCAGCCGGGCGGCGCCACCTGCAAGTAA
- a CDS encoding prepilin-type N-terminal cleavage/methylation domain-containing protein, producing MPTRMRRRTGFTIIELLIVVLIIGILASVAIAKFGESKRRAYLTAMKSDLRGLATVAESRYTSDNSYESVVAPQGSDGVTLTFVGTASGWSATATHAGVPGVVCTIAAGSSLAANAPGEAVCQ from the coding sequence ATGCCCACACGGATGCGACGCCGCACCGGTTTCACGATCATCGAATTGCTGATCGTGGTGCTGATCATCGGCATTCTGGCGTCGGTGGCGATTGCGAAGTTCGGTGAGTCGAAGCGCCGGGCCTATCTGACGGCGATGAAGTCGGATCTGCGCGGACTCGCCACCGTTGCCGAGTCGCGCTACACGTCGGACAACTCGTACGAGAGTGTCGTGGCGCCGCAGGGGTCGGACGGTGTCACGCTCACCTTCGTCGGGACGGCGTCGGGATGGTCTGCGACGGCGACACATGCGGGCGTACCAGGCGTCGTCTGCACCATTGCGGCCGGGTCGTCGCTCGCGGCGAACGCGCCGGGCGAAGCGGTCTGCCAGTAG
- a CDS encoding prepilin-type N-terminal cleavage/methylation domain-containing protein produces MNRTRKGFTLIELLIVVVIIGILAAIAIPKFADTKRKAYVTAMKSDLKNMVSSAEAYFSDNNSYAGYAAPTGSSGVSLTFVGSATGWAGTATHANAAGATCSIGAGSDTPAGLAEGQPGGATCK; encoded by the coding sequence ATGAATCGCACGCGCAAGGGCTTTACCCTCATCGAACTCCTGATCGTCGTCGTCATCATCGGCATTCTCGCCGCGATCGCGATCCCGAAGTTCGCCGACACCAAGCGCAAGGCCTACGTGACGGCCATGAAGTCGGACCTGAAGAACATGGTGTCGTCGGCTGAAGCGTATTTCTCGGATAACAACAGCTACGCGGGCTATGCGGCACCGACCGGTTCATCGGGTGTCTCGCTAACGTTCGTGGGTTCGGCGACGGGTTGGGCGGGCACGGCGACGCATGCGAACGCGGCCGGCGCTACCTGTTCGATCGGCGCTGGCTCGGACACGCCGGCTGGTCTCGCCGAAGGACAGCCGGGCGGCGCCACCTGCAAGTAA
- the pilM gene encoding type IV pilus assembly protein PilM translates to MALFGRKKITVGLDVGSGLVKAVVIDHSGPTPELVKVVITPLNDTAIVEGEVMDHGIVADAIRQTLEATGVKTKSLVAAVGGRDVIVKKISIERVKEAQARELMRWEAEQHVPFDMDSVELDFQVLDPDGDGLDMSVLLVAAKRDLVEAKRHLLEDAGFPPSVIDVDAFALHNAFEANHPDAMNGTVALLNIGNEQTNLNILDEGVPILTRDLGVGTRRFREDVQREHGISGEEAEDMLRGFDRSALLDGTIAMRGEELAVGLERAATFLASSSRNFGQIRAVYACGGGSRVPGLLAWLSDRLRIPVQPANALARITVREGALEFLSTDEVAPLLMLPVGLALRAAA, encoded by the coding sequence ATGGCGCTCTTCGGCCGAAAGAAAATCACCGTCGGACTCGATGTCGGTTCTGGTCTTGTGAAGGCAGTGGTCATCGACCACAGCGGACCCACGCCGGAGCTCGTCAAAGTCGTCATCACGCCGCTCAACGACACGGCAATTGTCGAAGGCGAAGTGATGGATCACGGCATCGTCGCCGATGCGATCCGCCAGACGCTCGAAGCGACCGGCGTGAAGACGAAGAGTCTCGTGGCGGCCGTGGGCGGACGCGACGTGATTGTCAAGAAGATCTCGATCGAGCGGGTGAAGGAAGCGCAGGCGCGTGAGCTGATGCGGTGGGAAGCTGAACAGCACGTGCCGTTCGACATGGACTCCGTCGAACTCGACTTCCAGGTGCTCGATCCGGACGGTGACGGTCTCGACATGAGCGTGCTGCTCGTCGCGGCGAAGCGCGATCTGGTGGAAGCGAAGCGACATCTCCTCGAGGATGCCGGGTTTCCGCCCTCGGTAATCGATGTCGACGCCTTCGCCCTGCACAATGCGTTCGAAGCGAATCATCCCGATGCCATGAACGGCACGGTCGCGCTGCTCAACATCGGTAACGAGCAGACGAACCTCAACATCCTCGACGAGGGCGTGCCCATTCTGACGCGTGATCTCGGCGTCGGCACGCGTCGCTTCCGCGAGGATGTGCAGCGCGAGCACGGCATCAGCGGGGAAGAGGCCGAAGACATGCTGCGCGGCTTCGATCGCTCGGCCTTGCTCGACGGTACCATCGCCATGCGCGGCGAAGAACTGGCGGTCGGCCTCGAGCGCGCGGCCACATTCCTCGCGTCATCGTCACGCAACTTCGGCCAGATCCGCGCGGTGTACGCGTGCGGCGGTGGGTCGCGCGTGCCGGGCCTGCTGGCGTGGCTGTCCGATCGCCTGCGCATTCCGGTTCAGCCGGCCAACGCTCTCGCCCGCATCACCGTGCGTGAGGGCGCGTTGGAGTTCCTGTCCACCGATGAAGTCGCCCCGCTGCTGATGCTGCCGGTGGGACTCGCGCTCCGCGCCGCGGCCTGA
- a CDS encoding PilN domain-containing protein — protein sequence MMLQINLLPGSKKTSRGVGSLAGSLGSIGASVRDPWLVGAAGAVVVAFAAVGLLFTAQNARAGEVTEKLDRAVRDSTRYSKVLDARRKLTAERDSVQRQLQIIRTIDENRYNWAHILDEISRALPAYTWLTTLEQTSKAPLPPGADTLAGVTTPVPATAAAKAKKAAVVQDTIEVHPPLTFRVVGQTVDIQALTMFMRQMESSPFIQRVSLSKSEIVIVEGKDVTQFELSAEYEVPPPGVVRTSPLVVPVR from the coding sequence ATGATGCTCCAAATCAATCTCCTCCCGGGCTCGAAGAAGACATCGCGCGGTGTCGGCAGTCTCGCCGGCTCGCTCGGGTCCATCGGTGCGTCGGTGCGCGATCCGTGGCTCGTGGGCGCGGCCGGTGCCGTCGTCGTCGCCTTCGCTGCCGTCGGTCTCCTGTTCACCGCGCAGAACGCGCGCGCCGGCGAAGTCACGGAGAAGCTCGATCGCGCGGTGCGCGATTCGACGCGCTACTCCAAGGTGCTCGACGCGCGCCGCAAGCTCACCGCCGAGCGTGACTCGGTGCAGCGTCAGCTGCAGATCATCCGCACGATCGACGAGAACCGCTACAACTGGGCGCACATTCTCGATGAGATCAGCCGCGCGCTGCCGGCCTACACGTGGCTGACCACGCTCGAGCAGACGAGCAAGGCGCCGCTGCCGCCCGGCGCCGACACGCTCGCCGGGGTCACCACACCGGTGCCGGCCACGGCAGCCGCGAAGGCGAAGAAGGCGGCGGTGGTGCAGGACACCATCGAGGTCCATCCGCCGCTCACCTTCCGCGTTGTCGGACAGACGGTCGACATCCAAGCGCTCACGATGTTCATGCGGCAGATGGAGAGTTCGCCGTTCATCCAGCGGGTCTCGCTGAGCAAGTCGGAGATCGTCATCGTCGAAGGCAAGGATGTAACGCAGTTCGAATTGTCGGCGGAGTACGAAGTGCCGCCTCCGGGTGTGGTGCGGACCTCGCCCCTCGTCGTTCCCGTGCGCTGA
- a CDS encoding ATP-binding protein: MLAIPTPRIHQRLKQVLVLASGSALAAIILTMWVTEYLPPYLRWPLVVLLVVLVSIVWVSVLRRQVVELVEIPLAQCVEAAEAIADGDNSRRVPVGQTHEFAQLATSINRMTEQMLAATQSRMRIEKLATMGRIAAGISHEIGNPLSAIANYAHVLRMRTADVPGTAEPIDALEHEITRIDRIMRGLLDYARPRRLTPKPIVVDEVIDDVVRLLNDQGIVRRFRVTRGLEAPEGIVYAERHDLEQVFVNLLLNAVDAMDREGDVVINSRINDAESITEAIDKRRTDPTPQRWTHRPSKRALAWLSRPESPSRFLQIVMADSGTGVAPEDEERIFEPFFSTKQPGKGTGLGLAIVASTIENLGGTIWVQRAREGGAAFVILLPLHSGSSGLPALTSGERPAVV; the protein is encoded by the coding sequence GTGCTCGCCATCCCGACTCCTCGCATCCATCAACGACTCAAGCAGGTGCTCGTCCTCGCCAGCGGCAGTGCGCTGGCGGCGATCATCCTGACCATGTGGGTCACCGAATACCTTCCCCCGTACCTCCGGTGGCCGCTCGTCGTGCTGCTGGTGGTCCTGGTGTCGATCGTGTGGGTCAGTGTGCTTCGACGACAAGTCGTCGAGCTGGTCGAGATTCCGCTGGCCCAATGTGTGGAAGCGGCCGAAGCGATTGCCGACGGCGACAACAGCCGCCGGGTGCCGGTCGGACAGACCCACGAGTTCGCGCAACTCGCCACCAGCATCAATCGCATGACCGAGCAGATGCTGGCGGCCACGCAGTCGCGGATGCGGATCGAGAAATTGGCGACCATGGGCCGCATCGCCGCCGGCATCTCGCACGAAATCGGCAATCCGTTGTCGGCCATCGCAAACTACGCGCACGTGCTGCGCATGCGCACCGCGGACGTGCCGGGTACCGCGGAACCGATCGACGCGCTCGAGCACGAGATCACGCGCATTGACCGCATCATGCGTGGGCTGCTCGATTACGCACGGCCGCGACGTCTCACGCCGAAGCCTATCGTGGTGGATGAGGTGATCGACGACGTCGTTCGGCTGCTCAACGATCAAGGGATCGTGCGCCGCTTCCGCGTGACGCGCGGGCTCGAAGCGCCCGAGGGCATCGTGTACGCCGAGCGGCATGACCTCGAGCAGGTCTTCGTGAACCTGCTGCTCAATGCGGTCGACGCCATGGATCGCGAGGGTGACGTGGTGATCAACAGTCGCATCAACGACGCCGAGTCGATTACGGAAGCGATCGACAAGCGCCGCACCGACCCGACGCCGCAGCGTTGGACGCACCGGCCCAGCAAGCGCGCGCTGGCCTGGCTCTCCCGCCCGGAGTCGCCGTCGCGCTTCCTGCAGATCGTCATGGCGGATTCGGGCACTGGCGTCGCGCCAGAAGACGAGGAGCGCATCTTCGAGCCGTTCTTCTCGACGAAGCAGCCGGGCAAGGGCACCGGACTGGGGCTCGCGATCGTGGCCAGTACGATCGAGAATCTTGGGGGTACGATCTGGGTGCAACGCGCGCGCGAAGGTGGTGCGGCGTTCGTGATTCTGCTGCCGCTGCATTCAGGATCGAGCGGGCTTCCGGCGCTCACGTCGGGCGAACGACCTGCGGTGGTATGA
- the pilO gene encoding type 4a pilus biogenesis protein PilO, which produces MALLPQTQRDQIKLLIGFAALALAAAYYIYPYAAREEQLASDITRVAELEDANQRAAREFASGSIENLRVQAAENRSALLVMRRLVPTGNEVPALLEEVSTAARRAGLDVGGVTPEPVILGERFDTYRYTVTIIGGYHQFGEFLANVGSLARIVAPVNFSIVAGSGANAPRNAIKTSEKGALASTITLQTYVEKTTPAKPAAKERSS; this is translated from the coding sequence ATGGCACTCCTTCCTCAGACCCAGCGCGATCAGATCAAGCTGCTGATCGGCTTCGCGGCCCTCGCCCTCGCCGCGGCGTACTACATCTATCCGTATGCCGCCCGCGAAGAGCAGCTCGCGTCCGACATCACCCGCGTCGCGGAGCTCGAAGACGCCAATCAGCGCGCTGCGCGCGAGTTCGCGTCGGGCAGCATCGAGAACCTGCGTGTCCAGGCGGCGGAGAATCGTTCCGCGCTGCTGGTCATGCGACGCCTCGTGCCCACTGGCAACGAAGTGCCGGCGCTTCTCGAAGAGGTCAGCACGGCGGCCCGCCGCGCCGGTCTCGACGTCGGCGGCGTGACGCCCGAGCCGGTCATCCTCGGTGAGCGCTTCGATACGTACCGCTACACCGTCACCATCATCGGTGGCTACCACCAGTTCGGCGAGTTCCTCGCCAACGTCGGTTCGCTGGCGCGCATCGTGGCGCCGGTGAACTTCTCGATCGTCGCCGGCTCGGGCGCCAACGCCCCGCGCAACGCGATCAAGACGTCGGAAAAGGGCGCGCTCGCCTCCACGATCACGCTGCAGACCTACGTCGAGAAGACGACGCCGGCCAAGCCCGCCGCCAAGGAGCGTTCGTCATGA
- a CDS encoding sigma-54 dependent transcriptional regulator: MIPPALTGDAPRVLIVDDETGILDSLRILLKNEGFIPFTAHGGRAGVERIPELRPDIVLTDVRMPDVSGVQVLSTARQVDPDVPVILMTAQATLQSAMQAVNEGAFYYIQKPFRNDELLAILRRAAEHRKLRAENTTLKQEIKRRERTTSGRPIGRSKSWLDVLRLAETVAPTDSTVLITGESGTGKEVIARYIHELSTRADHSFLSINCGALPESLLESELFGHVKGSFTGAVKDKTGLFTAANQGTFFLDEIGETTASIQVKLLRVLQQREVIPVGATEAVSVDTRVLAATNRDLEEEIKRGSFRPDLFYRLNVIAVHLPPLRQRQDDIPLLAESFLARSALLRHEGVKMLRDDTLDALMAYAWPGNVRELENALERAVILSTGSVIDPDALPERVTARRAEPLVSERTPVSPTLEAIERAYIQWVLQNEGGNKSRAADMLGIDPSTLYRKLARYGEA; the protein is encoded by the coding sequence GTGATCCCTCCCGCGCTCACCGGTGACGCACCGCGCGTGCTCATCGTGGACGACGAAACGGGCATTCTCGATTCGTTGCGCATTCTGCTCAAGAACGAGGGTTTCATCCCCTTCACGGCCCATGGTGGCCGTGCCGGCGTGGAGCGCATTCCCGAGCTGCGGCCGGACATCGTGCTCACCGACGTGCGGATGCCCGATGTGAGTGGCGTGCAGGTGTTGAGCACGGCGCGTCAGGTCGATCCCGATGTGCCGGTGATTCTGATGACGGCGCAGGCCACGTTGCAGTCCGCCATGCAGGCCGTGAACGAGGGCGCGTTCTACTACATCCAAAAGCCGTTTCGTAACGACGAGCTGCTGGCCATCCTGCGTCGTGCCGCCGAGCATCGAAAGCTGCGCGCGGAGAACACCACGCTGAAGCAGGAGATCAAGCGGCGCGAGCGCACGACCAGCGGCCGTCCGATCGGACGCAGCAAGTCGTGGCTCGACGTGCTGCGTCTCGCCGAAACCGTCGCCCCCACGGATTCCACGGTGCTGATCACCGGAGAGTCGGGTACCGGCAAGGAAGTGATCGCGCGATACATCCATGAGTTGAGCACGCGAGCGGACCACAGCTTTCTGTCCATCAACTGCGGTGCACTCCCGGAATCTTTGCTGGAGAGTGAACTCTTCGGTCATGTGAAGGGCTCGTTCACCGGCGCAGTCAAGGACAAGACCGGCCTCTTCACCGCGGCCAATCAGGGCACGTTCTTCCTCGACGAAATCGGCGAGACGACCGCGTCGATCCAGGTGAAACTACTGCGTGTCTTGCAGCAGCGTGAAGTGATTCCTGTCGGTGCTACGGAAGCCGTATCGGTGGATACGCGCGTCCTCGCAGCCACCAATCGCGATCTGGAAGAGGAGATCAAGCGCGGCAGCTTCCGGCCCGACCTCTTCTATCGACTCAACGTGATCGCGGTGCACTTACCGCCGCTCCGTCAGCGTCAGGACGACATCCCGTTGTTGGCGGAGTCGTTCCTCGCCCGCAGCGCGTTGCTGCGCCATGAAGGCGTGAAGATGCTACGTGACGATACACTCGACGCACTGATGGCATACGCGTGGCCAGGCAACGTGCGTGAGCTCGAGAACGCGCTTGAACGCGCCGTGATCCTGTCCACCGGCTCGGTGATCGATCCTGACGCCTTGCCCGAGCGCGTGACGGCCCGCCGGGCCGAGCCGCTGGTGAGTGAACGCACGCCGGTGTCGCCCACGCTTGAAGCCATCGAGCGCGCGTACATCCAGTGGGTGCTGCAGAACGAAGGTGGCAACAAGAGTCGCGCAGCCGACATGCTCGGCATCGATCCGTCCACACTGTATCGCAAACTTGCCCGCTACGGAGAAGCCTGA